The window TATCTTTCTCTCTAAAATGGCACGAAGAGTTTGTCTACTAACTCAGATCTGAAACTATTTCTCGATTATAGTTGAATAACTTGAATATTGCCTGGGTTAGATTTAAGCAAAACCAGAATAAAGCTAACAGGAAAACACAAACTTCCAGTCCTGGATTTTCCTTGTTATACATTTAGATGGTTCAAGTTCCATTTTCTTTAGTTCCAAATTGGATGGTCTTAAACTGAAATAAAGTTAAGATGGATTATAAGACGATCATTCAGTTAAATTTACACGAATTAGAGGAATGAACCTCAGCAAAAGGAAGCAAACAGAAAAGGCCTTAAACATATAGTAGGCCTCCATTCAATTCCAAACCAAAAATCCTTCCAGGAAAAATCAATCATCAATGCCAACCCACCACTAAGAAGTTGAGGTAGACCTGTGTGCTATGAAATTCACTACATATGTACAAACTTTAAATTAAAACCCagttatttgcatttttttttaataaccgtgGTGTCCAACCTACTTCATTGACTGCTGAGTCACACCCTGGATGCAACCCAACTATTAGCACTTGAAATCGTCATTGTAGAATTTACAACTCACAGAGCTCGTTTGATATGATGAATAAGCAAAAATAATTATGGAATAAAAATTTAATGCCATTGAAATAAAACCTCAAAATAACTAATCTCAAAATTATAGTATTTTTTTAATGTCACGTTGAGGGAGAAATAATAATCCCAGAATAACTAATTCTGAAATAACTTACTTTCTAACTAAACAATCCCATAAAGTTCAAATCTTGTATCATCTACCCACTACCTCCAATAGacctttttttttccagccacCTCCCATAGACTCAAATCAtccaaagaaaaacaaaaatcagcGCAACAAAAGAATGATTTAACTTATATctgttataaactgcttgtacatattgtccgctttggcgcacctcacggctttaaaacgcgtatacgAAGGGAGGAGGGCCACCAGGCACCATAGCTCTACTTGTATAAACTGTCCGCTTTGGAGACTTCAGGCTCCGCACGGTTTTCAaacgcgtatacaagtaaagacttcaggcccagcttataagcacacacacaatcccgtgtgcgagcaatgtgggaacttcaagttcacaacacaccccctcatcgcgagcatcgtgctgataacgtgttataaactgcttgtacatattgtccgctttggcgcacctcacggctttaaaacgcgtatacgAAGAGAGGAGGGTCACCAGGCACCGCAGCTCTACTTGTATAAACTGTCCGCTTTGGAGACTTCAGGCTCCGCACGGTTTTCAaacgcgtatacaagtaaaggcttcaggcccaacTTATAAACACGCACACAATctcgtgtgcgagcgatgtgggaacttcaagttcacaacacacaagcagtttataacacgttatcagcacgatgctcgcgatgaAGGGGTGTgttgaacttgaagttcccacatcgcttgCACACGGAATTGTGTGCGTACGCGTTTGAAAACCGTGCGGAGCCTGAAGTCTCCAAAGCAGACAGTTTATACAAGTAGAGCTATGGTGCCTAGTGGCCCTCCTCCCTTcgtatacgcgttttaaagccgtgaggtgcgccaaagcggacaatatgtacaagcaaTTTATAACAATATCATCTTTCTTCCATTTTTATCAATTGGATATTTagtttttgaagaaaaacaaaataattacTTTCATTATTATTCTTTGTTAATAAACAAGAGTTTTTCTTAACTCCATTCTTACCCATAGTCCATAGAGATTTGAATATAAAGGGATTTTGGGTGTTTGCAGCCAAGTTCAGATATCAAGATAGCCATGCATTTTATCTCTGGATCTACTACATACAACTATGAGAGACAGAAACACCTGAATAAAAAAGGAACTTTTTACCTATTACATGAAAGCATGATTGATTTCTAAATAGAATTAGAGCTTTTGATGGTTAAAGGAAATGTCATAAATATCGTATATCCCAATGCTCAAAACACAATTAGCAGGCTTTAGCAACTGAATACTACTGTTCAGATCCCTATAATAGTTAGGTCAGTTGTGCTAACTTTTTTCTATACTTTAAGATTGAAAAATAGGGAAAGCCAATTCTTCTTTTGACCAAAGAATTACTGTAAACCATAGATCTGAAGACAAAAGTgtcaaaagaaaaaaatgaaaaaaaaaaagattttttgtgTGTTACCATTTCAGAACAATTTTATACAAGTAGATCTCTATATCTTAATCATCAAGATTGAATATTTTCAAACATTTGCTAGTAAataatgggaacttcttcatcaAGCCAGTAAATTAACAGCCAAAAGACTATTCTTTTCCAAAAATCTCACATTTGGATATCTTAAAACATGGTAACCACGACACCCAACTAGCTGATTCATTAAGAACCTAAGCCTCATTGTTCAGATCTGCAATGAAGCAACTAGTGGATGTTGCGAGTACCATAGTTGAGATTTTAATGTGAAAATTTTGATAGAGCCATTTGGTTGAACGTAACTGACATGATGAAGAAGGTGCCATAGTTTACTCAATGTTTTTGACGGCTATGGACTTCTCAAAGTAGGGTTTTCCTAACAAGTAATAGTCCATTATATAGGGGAGAATTTGCACTTTTAGTCCCTCAAATCTTAGAGAATTCTCAATTTGGTCATAGAAATATTTGGTTgagaaaatgatcataatgatCCACAATGTTTGGGGGTTGAACTATTTTGGTCTTTCATGTATACTATTTAATCGAAATAGTCTTTATTGTATAGAAAATGACATGTGATCGCTTTAATCCTTCATATATGGCACGTAACTAAAATAGTccttaatatataaaaaaaaaaaaagtgatattttagtctttattatatatattaagAGTACTCGAcaatttatatataaataattattgattTGTTACTACTTAAAATGCTTGTTATACTTCATAAAGTGAAACTTTTTCACACGAATTCGAATTAGTCGAGCACCAAAAATAAATATCGAACGccaagcaaaaaataaaaaaaatctcaaaaaatTAATTGGCGACTTGTTTGAAAAACTTCAAACAACTCAATAACAACACCTACAAGAAATAGGAGTAAAGTGAGAAATCAAAGCAAAAAAATGGTTAATTGGTCTTTTGCGGTCAAGGATGTAattagtggtcaatgaagtgaatTCAAAAATATGAGGTGTCAGACTCGAATTCCAATGAAGACTAAAAATATTTAAGTGATTTCTTCAAATATATTCAAGTTTTAGTGGATAAAGTTATTCAGTACCTATGCTTGCGGGAGGTAGCTAATACCTAGAGAAATCAGTTATCTTGGTGGACAAGGTTATCTGGTACTTGTGTTGGGGGAGATAGCAAGTACTCCGTGAAATTAGTTGTCTTGGTAGACAGAGTTGTTCTGAACATAAAGTTATCCACTACTTATGCTGGTAAAGGTAACAGCCCAGTCCACTAGTGATATTGTCTGTTTTGGTTTAAGCCTGCGTGACTTTAAAATGAGTCAAAAGTAAGacatgcttacttatatacctAGCATCTCTCTTGTGTTTTGCCGATGTGAGACTTTCCTCCTAAGTAGGGACGTGACATATGCTGGTTGTGTTGTTATTTCTTGGTAAATAGAGTTATCCGATAaatgtgctggtgggaggtagcaatTACCTCATAAAATTAATCGAGGATCGCATAGGCAAGACCCGAAACACAAttataaataaagaaaaataaaaaaatggttATTTGTGTTCTTATAACTTAATTAAGTACACAAATGACCCCAATTATTAtccaaaaaaaaatgtttatgTTGGTGGAATATAGAAGTTGAAAATGTAGTTTCCTAAACCAACCTTTGGGGACATTGTCTTCTTAGCTCAAAAAACATGACAAGAACCTCAACCCATTAATCACCAAGTTGCTCCGACTCGGGTCGGGTCAAATGTCACCGGAACTGAAACCCTTATCGGCCCAAGAATGGGAAACCCTAATCGACGATTACAACCACGGCGGCACACGGCAACTCCGGTGGACTTCAATCAACTACGCCGCCCTTCCTCTCTTTAACCTAATTCTCTCTTCACTAATCCGTAAAGACATCCCTCATAATCTCAAACTCCAAATCCTCATTTTCCTCGAagaacaacacaacaacatcGTATTAACACAACCTAGTACTTTCCTAATTCGTCTCCTCGAAACCCTAAAATTAGTTATCCAATCACCAAACGACACCGTTTCATCTTCATTTGCACTTAAAGAGCAGTTTTTAATCACTTCTACTTCAATTTTCATTAATTCAGTTAGTTACACCGATAATTGTGTTGATTTTAGCTGTGTTAGACCACTTGAAGGTTTAATTGAGCTTTTGTTGACTATTATTAATAGGCCAAATCATAGCGTTGACCGGCAAACTCGATTAATTGCATGTGAATGTTTACGTGAATTGGAAATTGCTTTTCCTTGTTTGTTATCTGAAATTGGATCACATTTATGGAGTTTATGTCAAAATGAACGTACACATGCTGGTCAAAGTTATGCATTATTGTTATTAactgttgtttataatattgctAGGTTTAAACCTGTTGTTTCGTTTAGTAATTTTTCGACGTTGGTTCCGTTTAGTGTACCTAGGTTTTTAGTTGATGAAAATGGTAAAGATGGGAGCTTTTTAGGTGCGGAGTTATCGGATTTGAGTAATAAGGAGTTAAGGAGAGTTGTCGCGTTTTTGCTTGAATGTCAACAGAATTTGACACCTTGGGGGTTGTTGGAGTTTATGGATAAGGCGTTGCCGGTTGCTAAAATTTTGGATTTACAGCCGTCTTTGTTGAAAGTTCAGTTTTCGGGGTTGCTTTATACGTATGATCCTTTGTTATGGCATGCTTATTTAGTTATGTATTTAAGTTATATGGATTCTTTCGAAGGGCAAGAGATGAAAATTGTGAGTCGGCTATTGTTGTTATCGAAAGAATCTCAGCATCATTTGTTTTTCCGGTTGTTGGTGTTGCACTGGTTAGTTGGGTTTATAGGGTTGGTATTGAAGAGGGATTTTGAGAAAAGGAAGAATGTTGTTGATATGAGCTTGAGCTTTTATCCATCGGTGTTTGATCCACTTGCTTTGAAATCGTTGAAGCTTGACTTGCTTGCCTATTGTTCTGGTTTGATTGATAATAACGTCAATGGAGTAAAAGGCAGTAAGAGTGTGACTAGGGAGAAGTTATTTGAAGACGGCCTTGTTTGTGTATCAGCTTTTAAATGGTTGCCTCCTTGGAGTATGGAAACTTCTGTGGCATTCCGTGCTATCCATAAGTTTTTGATCGGTCAGACATCTCATTCAGaaaatgattctatctccaatAAAGTCCTTTTGGAACCAGCACTCTACCACACTGTGCAGGTACAAATACTTCGAACCTGTAGTTCTATTTTTACTTTAGGTCTGTGGCATTGCTTTGACAAAATTGGTGCTTCGTAGAAAGGAAAGAGCTTACATAATCTTTGTCACTGTGCTTCTGTAGGAGAAAACACTTGTCCCTTTTCCTTTTTTACTTCATTTTGTTTGAATTTGAAGTAGAGAGGAAAATATCTTATCGATGAGAGAAGGTTAGAAGGCTATAGGATAATATAGAGGTCGAGAAGAAGTGCTTCAACGCGGACGATAAGAACTTTTGTGAAAAGAATCTGCATATACCTAACTGTATAACAATATATATCATTCTTTTGAGTCACTTTTGCTGGCATAAAACTGGGTTGGATTCTTAGGTGAACTTGTTCTTCCCACTATAGGTGCGCCGCCACATGTTTAAAGTGTCAAAATCTGGATGTTGatttgtttgttttgtaggtGATTCGAGTTTAGAAATGAATGATATCTCGTCCTGACATAGCTGTAATACTGATATCCTACTTTGATTTTGCAATTGATGCTCATATATTTTTTGCCTAAATTTTTCTGAAGCTTGACTTTTTGCAGAGAACACTTATAGACTCGCTGTCTGAATATAGAGGATTGGTTCCTGTCATTGTCGGCTTCACTGACCGCTTGTTGACATGTCACAAGCATCGGTTTCTGGGGAAACGTCTACTTAAGACATTTGATGATAACTTACTTCCAAAGCTCAAGATAGACTACAAATTGGTATCTTACTTCTCTATATTGGAAAGGATTGCTGAGAGTGACAAAGTTTCACCTAGTGGGTTAATAGAGCTCCTTACCAGGTTCATGGTATTTCTTGTTGAAAAACATGGTCCAGATACAGGATTAAGGTCTTGGAGTCACGGGAGTAGAGTTCTTGGAATGTGTCGAACTATGATTATGCATCATCAGAGTTCCAAATTCTTTGTTGGGCTGTCTCGTCTTTTATCATTCACTTGTCTTTATTTCCCAGATCTGGAGGTTCGTGACAATGCCAGGTAATTCCATGAGAAAATCTCTACTTCCTACCTCATTCTGTTTGGATGTGCACATTTTTAAGATCACAACAGTGGGAAAAATATTCATATTAAATTTGGAGGTTGCTATTGTTTTCTAACATTTGGTAGTATTTTGCAGAATTTACCTGCGGATGCTGATTTGTGTTCCTGGGAAAAAGCTAAGAGACATTCTAAACAGTGGGGACCAGCTTTCTGGAATTTCTCAATCTACTCATTCCAGCTCTTTTTTCAGCATTCCGTCTCCTAGAATTTCTCATGACCCTAAGAAATCGAGGAGTATTTCATCCTGCATGCATCTTGAGCGCATGGTGCCATTGTTGGTTAAACAATCTTGGTCTTTCTCCC is drawn from Lycium barbarum isolate Lr01 chromosome 8, ASM1917538v2, whole genome shotgun sequence and contains these coding sequences:
- the LOC132607421 gene encoding uncharacterized protein LOC132607421 isoform X2 produces the protein MSPELKPLSAQEWETLIDDYNHGGTRQLRWTSINYAALPLFNLILSSLIRKDIPHNLKLQILIFLEEQHNNIVLTQPSTFLIRLLETLKLVIQSPNDTVSSSFALKEQFLITSTSIFINSVSYTDNCVDFSCVRPLEGLIELLLTIINRPNHSVDRQTRLIACECLRELEIAFPCLLSEIGSHLWSLCQNERTHAGQSYALLLLTVVYNIARFKPVVSFSNFSTLVPFSVPRFLVDENGKDGSFLGAELSDLSNKELRRVVAFLLECQQNLTPWGLLEFMDKALPVAKILDLQPSLLKVQFSGLLYTYDPLLWHAYLVMYLSYMDSFEGQEMKIVSRLLLLSKESQHHLFFRLLVLHWLVGFIGLVLKRDFEKRKNVVDMSLSFYPSVFDPLALKSLKLDLLAYCSGLIDNNVNGVKGSKSVTREKLFEDGLVCVSAFKWLPPWSMETSVAFRAIHKFLIGQTSHSENDSISNKVLLEPALYHTVQRTLIDSLSEYRGLVPVIVGFTDRLLTCHKHRFLGKRLLKTFDDNLLPKLKIDYKLVSYFSILERIAESDKVSPSGLIELLTRFMVFLVEKHGPDTGLRSWSHGSRVLGMCRTMIMHHQSSKFFVGLSRLLSFTCLYFPDLEVRDNARIYLRMLICVPGKKLRDILNSGDQLSGISQSTHSSSFFSIPSPRISHDPKKSRSISSCMHLERMVPLLVKQSWSFSLSALGLNVKKPSYIEPIKDNASSSEQSEFDKITDVTVISESNRLNQPPEPLRVMDSKISQIVEILRKHFSFIPDSRHMPGLKIKIPCALRFESEPFSRIWGINMPANGVDTLPALYATVLKFSSSAPYGSIPSCHIPFLLGQPPKSFYSFSQTNSLDIIPVEDVSETPGDDKSFKAPVLVELEPQDPIPGLVDVSIETNTDNGQIIIGQLHNITVGIEDMFLKAIVPEDIPEDAVHGYYVELFNALWEACGASTSTGRETFVLKGGKGVAAISGTRSVKLLEVPMASLIQAVERSLAPFVVRITGDLLTNLTKEGGVIRDIAWDEVNSGSPSTDDTFAETSLGGGPLYLKYKDDEDDGRGIVQISKKNLGTIQILIFLPPRFHLLFQMEVSDNSTLVRIRTDHWPCLAYVDDYLEALFC
- the LOC132607421 gene encoding uncharacterized protein LOC132607421 isoform X1; translation: MSPELKPLSAQEWETLIDDYNHGGTRQLRWTSINYAALPLFNLILSSLIRKDIPHNLKLQILIFLEEQHNNIVLTQPSTFLIRLLETLKLVIQSPNDTVSSSFALKEQFLITSTSIFINSVSYTDNCVDFSCVRPLEGLIELLLTIINRPNHSVDRQTRLIACECLRELEIAFPCLLSEIGSHLWSLCQNERTHAGQSYALLLLTVVYNIARFKPVVSFSNFSTLVPFSVPRFLVDENGKDGSFLGAELSDLSNKELRRVVAFLLECQQNLTPWGLLEFMDKALPVAKILDLQPSLLKVQFSGLLYTYDPLLWHAYLVMYLSYMDSFEGQEMKIVSRLLLLSKESQHHLFFRLLVLHWLVGFIGLVLKRDFEKRKNVVDMSLSFYPSVFDPLALKSLKLDLLAYCSGLIDNNVNGVKGSKSVTREKLFEDGLVCVSAFKWLPPWSMETSVAFRAIHKFLIGQTSHSENDSISNKVLLEPALYHTVQLDFLQRTLIDSLSEYRGLVPVIVGFTDRLLTCHKHRFLGKRLLKTFDDNLLPKLKIDYKLVSYFSILERIAESDKVSPSGLIELLTRFMVFLVEKHGPDTGLRSWSHGSRVLGMCRTMIMHHQSSKFFVGLSRLLSFTCLYFPDLEVRDNARIYLRMLICVPGKKLRDILNSGDQLSGISQSTHSSSFFSIPSPRISHDPKKSRSISSCMHLERMVPLLVKQSWSFSLSALGLNVKKPSYIEPIKDNASSSEQSEFDKITDVTVISESNRLNQPPEPLRVMDSKISQIVEILRKHFSFIPDSRHMPGLKIKIPCALRFESEPFSRIWGINMPANGVDTLPALYATVLKFSSSAPYGSIPSCHIPFLLGQPPKSFYSFSQTNSLDIIPVEDVSETPGDDKSFKAPVLVELEPQDPIPGLVDVSIETNTDNGQIIIGQLHNITVGIEDMFLKAIVPEDIPEDAVHGYYVELFNALWEACGASTSTGRETFVLKGGKGVAAISGTRSVKLLEVPMASLIQAVERSLAPFVVRITGDLLTNLTKEGGVIRDIAWDEVNSGSPSTDDTFAETSLGGGPLYLKYKDDEDDGRGIVQISKKNLGTIQILIFLPPRFHLLFQMEVSDNSTLVRIRTDHWPCLAYVDDYLEALFC